ATTCAAAGATACAATGTATCACgtttaatcgataaatttgCTGATGATTTAAAGAAAATCTCCGGAAAATGTATGGATATCGGTTGTGGACCGGGAGATGTAACGAATGATATTCTTTTGTCATCTCTTGACCCAAATGCAGTAATAATTGGtaagtaaacaaataaattgtttatatataactaCAAATTGTCgtgcattattattacttattgttaATCTGATTATTGTATATCATGCAGGTACGGATATTTTACAAAGCATGATCGAATATGCAAATATGACGTACAGTGACGAGAAACGACTTGGATTCGAAGTATTAGATATCCAAACTAAAAATTTGCCTGAGAAATATGTATTGGAATTTAACcacattttttcatttcacACTTTGCATTGGTGCAAAGACATTCGGTAAGTAAGATTATTAagcagatataaattaataaatttcttataaaaatataattttttcttataggaaaatttggtatttattaaataaaaaatttctattaacaaaatttaaaactggtctaaataaataatttctgtgtaatttttaatttgaaataattggtTTTAGTAACATCTTTTGCGTGATTTGTCATAATACtataaacacaattttaattcacaaatattataatgatgtatacttcaaaaattatttacatttatcttctttattcAACAGACAAGCGtttgaaaacatttatcgCATGCTTCGACCTGGTGGAACTATggttacattatttgtagCATCTTATGATGCATATAATGTTTTTGAACTAATGGCACAAGATAATCACTTTGCATCGTACAAggaagtaattattatatataatgtatttgtttctaattttttaactacaagttgctaattattatttttacgtagGACGTAAAAACAAATGTGGATATGGACATTATCCCAGCTGTTAaagtaatcaataattaaaattaaaatttttaatgtattaatatattaataatgcaaaagatttataacacggataataattatgcaaaaaatttataattttaataagttcTTAATAAGACTTACATAAAAACTTGTTTGAATCTTTAGCgaaaaatgtcgcttctcgatgaCTGCAATGGCAAACTtcaaatctaatatttttaagtaactcTTTTACTCCTTCGCgaagattttttgaataaaaatacggTGAAATGTACCTTTTTACGTAGTtctttttacgtaaaaatttttttttaataagttctTAATATGACTTACATAAAAACTTGTTTGAATCTTTAGCggaaaatgtcgcttctcgatgaCTGCAATGGCAAACTTCAagtctaatatttttaagtaactcTTTTACTTCTTCGCGAggattttttgaataaaaatacggTGAAATGCACCTTTTTACGTAGTTCTTTctacgtaaaaatttttttttataagttctTAATAAGACTTACATAAAAACTTGTTTGAATCTTTAGCGGAAAATGTCGCTTCTTGATGACTGCAATGGCAAACTtcaaatctaatatttttaagtaactcTTTTACTCCTTCGCgaagattttttgaataaaaatacggTGAAATGTACCTTTTTACGTAGTtctttttacgtaaaaatttttttttaataagttctTAATATGACTTACATAAAAACTTGTTTGAATCTTTAGCggaaaatgtcgcttctcgatgaCTGCAATGGCAAACTTCAagtctaatatttttaagtaactcTTTTACTTCTTCGCGAggattttttgaataaaaatacggTGAAATGCACCTTTTTACGTAGTtctttttacgtaaaaattttttttaataagtttttaataagaCTTACATTAAAACTTGTTTGAATCTTTAGCggaaaatgtcgcttctcgatgaCTGCAATGGCAAACTtcaaatctaatatttttaagtaactcTTTTACTTCTTCGCGaggatattttgaataaaaatacggTGAAATGCACCTTTTTACGTAGTTCTTTctacgtaaaaatttttttttaataagttctTAATAAGACTTACATAAAAACTTGTTTGAATCTTTAGCGGAAAATGTCGTTTCGCGATGACTGCAATGGCAAACTtcaaatctaatatttttaagtaactcTTTTACTTCTTCGCGaggatattttgaataaaaatacggTGAAATGCACCTTTTTACGTAGTTCTTTctacgtaaaaatttttttttaataagttctTAATAAGACTTACATAAAAACTTGTTTGAATCTTTAGCggaaaatgtcgcttctcgatgaCTGCAATGGCAAACTtcaaatctaatatttttaagtaactcTTTTACTCCTTCGCGAggattttttgaataaaaatacggTGAAATGCACCTTTTTACGTAGTTCTTCctacgtaaaaatttttttttaataagatctTAATAAGACTTACATAAAAACTTGTTTGAATCTTTACCggaaaatgtcgcttctcgatgaCTGCAATGGCAAACTtcaaatctaatatttttaagtaactcTTTTACTTCTTCGCGAggattttttgaataaaaatacggTGAAATGCAGCTTTTTACGTAGTTCTTTctacgtaaaaatttttttttaataagttctTAATAAGACTTACATAAAaacttgtttaaatttttagcgGAAAATGTCGCTTTTCGATGACTGCAATGGCAAACtttaaatctaatatttttaagtaactcTTTTACTCCTTCGCGAggatttt
This window of the Linepithema humile isolate Giens D197 chromosome 1, Lhum_UNIL_v1.0, whole genome shotgun sequence genome carries:
- the LOC105678373 gene encoding juvenile hormone acid O-methyltransferase-like, with the protein product MVNSRDYASSDNIQRYNVSRLIDKFADDLKKISGKCMDIGCGPGDVTNDILLSSLDPNAVIIGTDILQSMIEYANMTYSDEKRLGFEVLDIQTKNLPEKYVLEFNHIFSFHTLHWCKDIRQAFENIYRMLRPGGTMVTLFVASYDAYNVFELMAQDNHFASYKEDVKTNVDMDIIPAVKVINN